One genomic window of Anaeromyxobacter diazotrophicus includes the following:
- a CDS encoding four helix bundle protein, translating into MAHLPNAVEVEALPFQSLDVYVAARELAALVHASRIADAELRDQATRAAKSVFLNLCEGLPSDSGPMRRKHFALANGSLHEVVGAVDLAHAIGALAAEPARRAQALAVRVKHMLRALAR; encoded by the coding sequence ATGGCTCATCTTCCAAATGCCGTCGAGGTCGAGGCGCTCCCGTTTCAAAGTCTCGATGTTTACGTTGCGGCGCGCGAGCTCGCGGCGCTCGTGCACGCTTCGCGCATCGCGGATGCGGAGCTTCGCGACCAGGCCACGCGCGCGGCGAAGTCGGTCTTCCTGAACCTTTGCGAAGGCCTTCCCAGCGACAGCGGCCCCATGCGGCGCAAGCACTTCGCGCTCGCCAACGGCTCGCTGCACGAGGTGGTCGGCGCCGTGGATTTGGCGCACGCCATCGGGGCGCTCGCGGCCGAGCCCGCGCGGCGCGCGCAGGCGCTCGCGGTCCGGGTGAAGCACATGCTGCGCGCGCTGGCGAGGTGA
- a CDS encoding endonuclease MutS2 has protein sequence MNTSSQSSLTHLGWPEVVRALAGECRLPAGRRRAEALSFLASAAEVREALAQVEEARQLGEARLTLPLGMSGAPEEHVDRAGKGGVLEPAALRECASLVRAAARTRRFLEARAAQSQRLWAIAQGLSGDERLADRVERAIEPSGAVSDRASPELGALRDRVRGLHRALKQRVEELLADEGMQRHLRDRYFTIRDERYVLPILASSRSQVPGIVHNASQSGQTLFVEPEPMVDMGNELTIASAMAAEEEARILRELSEGVSRRAAELLADLEVLGRLDLLEAEARLAAELDAHAPEVCAPDAGFELLSLRHPLLVLQGKKVVASHVRLEAPRRALIVSGPNGGGKTVTITAVGLSACLLRAGLPIPAAQGSRLPFYAEVRAAIDERGDLARDLSTFTAHLTSVRDIAQGAGPRSLVLVDEIAADTDPREGAALATAILEDLLERRAQVLVTTHLDELKALALTDERFANARVGFDAERLAPTYQLHLGSPGSSSALEVAQRVGLAPSVVERARAALTGQGGALTQALRALEEERARLAAERRGAEEARAAAAAAEARARASEEAARRAEREAAARMGEALAEELEAARGEVARVLAELQAAPTLRKAGETQKQLDAWRATVAQASRAADAQARAGVEAEPGGELRKGARVRIVSLGQDAEVLEVSGDEALVRAGALKVRRPRADLLPLKGKAPAAPGFGKSRAEKLDAAEEARPAAVVLPDRRLDARGLRVDELLREVDRFLDRLYAEGAPEAVILHGHGTGALKQALREHLGASPYVASFGPGERHEGGDAVTAVKLRR, from the coding sequence GTGAACACCTCCTCCCAGTCCAGCCTCACCCACCTCGGTTGGCCCGAGGTGGTCCGCGCCCTCGCCGGGGAGTGCCGGCTGCCCGCCGGCCGCCGGCGCGCCGAGGCGCTCTCCTTCCTCGCCTCGGCCGCGGAGGTCCGCGAGGCGCTGGCCCAGGTGGAGGAGGCGCGGCAGCTCGGCGAGGCGCGGCTCACCCTCCCCCTCGGGATGTCGGGCGCGCCGGAGGAGCACGTCGACCGCGCCGGCAAGGGGGGCGTCCTGGAGCCGGCGGCGCTGCGCGAGTGCGCCTCGCTGGTCCGGGCCGCCGCGCGCACCCGGCGCTTCCTCGAGGCGCGCGCCGCCCAGAGCCAGCGGCTGTGGGCCATCGCGCAGGGGCTCTCCGGGGACGAGCGGCTGGCGGACCGGGTCGAGCGCGCCATCGAGCCCTCCGGCGCCGTCTCCGACCGCGCCAGCCCGGAGCTCGGCGCGCTGCGCGACCGGGTGCGGGGCCTGCACCGCGCGCTCAAGCAGCGGGTGGAGGAGCTGCTCGCCGACGAGGGGATGCAGCGCCACCTGCGCGACCGGTACTTCACCATCCGCGACGAGCGGTACGTGCTGCCCATCCTGGCGAGCTCGCGCTCCCAGGTCCCCGGCATCGTCCACAACGCGTCGCAGTCCGGCCAGACGCTGTTCGTGGAGCCCGAGCCCATGGTGGACATGGGCAACGAGCTCACCATCGCGAGCGCGATGGCCGCCGAGGAGGAGGCGCGCATCCTGCGCGAGCTGTCGGAGGGCGTCTCGCGCCGCGCCGCCGAGCTCCTCGCCGACCTCGAGGTCCTGGGGCGGCTCGACCTCCTCGAGGCCGAGGCGCGGCTCGCCGCCGAGCTCGACGCGCACGCGCCCGAGGTGTGCGCCCCCGACGCCGGCTTCGAGCTCCTGTCGCTGCGCCACCCGCTGCTCGTGCTGCAGGGGAAGAAGGTGGTGGCGAGCCACGTGCGCCTCGAGGCGCCGCGCCGCGCCCTCATCGTCTCCGGCCCGAACGGCGGCGGGAAGACGGTCACCATCACGGCGGTCGGGCTCTCGGCCTGCCTGCTCCGCGCCGGCCTGCCCATCCCCGCCGCCCAGGGCTCGCGGCTGCCGTTCTACGCCGAGGTGCGGGCCGCCATCGACGAGCGCGGCGACCTCGCCCGCGACCTCTCCACCTTCACCGCCCACCTCACCAGCGTCCGCGACATCGCCCAGGGCGCCGGGCCCCGCTCGCTCGTGCTGGTGGACGAGATCGCGGCCGACACCGACCCGCGCGAGGGCGCCGCGCTCGCCACCGCCATCCTGGAGGACCTGCTGGAGCGCCGGGCCCAGGTGCTCGTCACCACCCACCTCGACGAGCTCAAGGCGCTCGCCCTCACCGACGAGCGGTTCGCCAACGCGCGCGTCGGCTTCGATGCCGAACGGCTCGCCCCCACCTACCAGCTCCACCTCGGCTCGCCGGGCAGCTCCTCCGCGCTCGAGGTGGCGCAGCGGGTGGGGCTCGCGCCGTCGGTGGTGGAGCGGGCCCGGGCCGCGCTGACCGGCCAGGGCGGCGCGCTCACCCAGGCGCTGCGCGCCCTGGAGGAGGAGCGCGCCCGGCTCGCCGCCGAGCGGCGCGGGGCGGAGGAGGCCCGGGCGGCCGCCGCCGCAGCCGAGGCGCGCGCCCGCGCCAGCGAGGAGGCGGCGCGCCGGGCCGAGCGCGAGGCCGCGGCGCGGATGGGCGAGGCGCTGGCCGAGGAGCTCGAGGCCGCGCGTGGGGAGGTGGCGCGCGTGCTCGCCGAGCTGCAGGCCGCCCCCACCCTGCGCAAGGCGGGCGAGACGCAGAAGCAGCTCGACGCCTGGCGCGCCACCGTCGCGCAGGCCTCGCGCGCCGCGGACGCGCAGGCCCGCGCCGGGGTCGAGGCGGAGCCCGGCGGCGAGCTCCGCAAGGGCGCCCGCGTCCGCATCGTCTCGCTCGGCCAGGACGCCGAGGTGCTGGAGGTGTCCGGGGACGAGGCGCTCGTCCGCGCCGGCGCCCTCAAGGTGCGCCGGCCGCGCGCGGACCTCCTGCCCCTCAAGGGCAAGGCGCCCGCCGCCCCCGGCTTCGGCAAGAGCCGCGCCGAGAAGCTCGACGCCGCCGAGGAGGCGCGCCCCGCCGCCGTGGTCCTGCCCGACCGCCGCCTCGACGCGCGGGGGCTGCGGGTGGACGAGCTGCTCCGTGAGGTGGACCGGTTCCTCGACCGGCTCTACGCGGAGGGGGCACCCGAGGCGGTCATCCTGCACGGGCACGGCACCGGCGCGCTGAAGCAGGCGCTGCGGGAGCACCTGGGGGCGTCGCCGTACGTGGCGAGCTTCGGGCCGGGGGAGAGGCACGAGGGGGGGGACGCGGTGACGGCGGTGAAGCTGAGGAGGTGA
- a CDS encoding ABC transporter ATP-binding protein, with translation MSEAGAPLLEVVDLQVAYGHVQAVRGISFTVPDRAVVTLIGPNGAGKSSTLGAIAGLLRPRGGTVRLAGRDVTGLPAHTAVAAGLVLVPEGRAILARMTIEENLVLAAESRPQALPPAERPAAIEAQYARFPVLGERRRALAGTLSGGEQQMLAIARGLLARPRLLMLDEPSMGLAPQLVDRIFDLVAEIHREGTTILLVEQNARTALAVSDHGYVLERGQIALSGPCSTLASDPRVQAAYLGGDVE, from the coding sequence ATGAGCGAGGCGGGAGCGCCGCTGCTGGAGGTGGTGGACCTGCAGGTGGCCTACGGCCACGTGCAGGCGGTGCGGGGCATCTCCTTCACCGTCCCGGACCGCGCCGTCGTGACCCTCATCGGGCCGAACGGCGCGGGCAAGAGCAGCACGCTCGGCGCGATCGCGGGCCTCCTCCGCCCGCGCGGGGGGACGGTGCGGCTCGCGGGCCGCGACGTGACCGGGCTCCCGGCGCACACGGCGGTGGCGGCGGGCCTGGTGCTCGTGCCCGAGGGGCGCGCCATCCTGGCCCGCATGACCATCGAGGAGAACCTGGTCCTCGCCGCCGAGAGCCGCCCCCAGGCGCTGCCGCCGGCGGAGCGGCCGGCGGCCATCGAGGCGCAGTACGCCCGCTTCCCGGTGCTGGGCGAGCGGCGCCGCGCGCTGGCGGGCACGCTCTCGGGCGGCGAGCAGCAGATGCTGGCCATCGCCCGCGGCCTCCTGGCCCGCCCGCGCCTGCTCATGCTGGACGAGCCGTCGATGGGCCTGGCGCCGCAGCTGGTGGACCGCATCTTCGACCTGGTCGCGGAGATCCACCGCGAGGGGACGACCATCCTGCTGGTGGAGCAGAACGCCCGCACGGCGCTGGCGGTCTCCGACCACGGCTACGTCCTCGAGCGCGGCCAGATCGCCCTCTCCGGCCCCTGCTCCACCCTCGCCTCCGACCCCCGCGTCCAGGCCGCCTACCTCGGCGGCGACGTGGAGTGA
- a CDS encoding lysylphosphatidylglycerol synthase domain-containing protein, with amino-acid sequence MPWRKRLLLALAVAAGVALLAGGAAALARGHRAVGAALALAALAGGAAALQACWVRFDLTGASLRRGRRDLRQVALTFDDGPSADTPAVLEALDGAGVRATFFVLGEHALRHPELVREVARRGHLVALHGHRHRKLHLAGPRAVAEEVDLGRAAVRAAGVEPAPFFRAPHGFKGPWLQRALRRRGLTLVGWTRGVWDTELPGADAIAARAAARPRGGEILLLHDGCGTAGRDPRREQTAAALPELVRRWREAGFEFVTIDALAARREAPARGRLARLLGLAALAALVVLAGRNLDPAELRRALAAASPGLLAAAACANLAALALQAGRWLAVVHPVEPRARARDAFFALVAGYAVGLVVPARASDLARAHLMARRTGASMATLAATAVVDHLLGSVALFAVLGLMAALSGLPLWLRSAGTAAFAVAVGALAALWLLRPRGEAADAPSHGPRAMLARLRHGLTAVGRPRALLLSWGFALGGWGAEGLIGWLSLRAFGLPATMELALLVVLATTLSSAASVSPGNAGAFELACVLALSSAGVAREPALAFALGYHAVHLVPVALIGGGWLLAQGHRGSLAREPS; translated from the coding sequence ATGCCCTGGCGCAAGCGGCTCCTCCTCGCGCTGGCCGTCGCGGCCGGGGTGGCGCTCCTCGCCGGGGGCGCGGCGGCCCTGGCGCGCGGCCACCGCGCGGTGGGCGCGGCGCTCGCCCTGGCCGCGCTGGCCGGCGGCGCGGCGGCGCTCCAGGCCTGCTGGGTGCGCTTCGATCTCACCGGCGCGTCGCTGCGCCGCGGCCGGCGCGACCTCCGCCAGGTGGCGCTCACCTTCGACGACGGGCCCTCCGCCGACACCCCGGCCGTGCTGGAGGCGCTCGACGGGGCGGGGGTGCGGGCCACCTTCTTCGTCCTGGGCGAGCACGCGCTCCGCCACCCCGAGCTCGTGCGCGAGGTGGCGCGGCGCGGACACCTCGTGGCGCTCCACGGCCACCGCCACAGGAAGCTCCACCTGGCCGGCCCGCGGGCGGTGGCCGAGGAGGTGGACCTCGGCCGCGCGGCGGTGCGGGCGGCCGGGGTCGAGCCGGCGCCGTTCTTCCGCGCCCCGCACGGCTTCAAGGGCCCCTGGCTGCAGCGGGCGCTGCGGCGGCGGGGGCTCACGCTCGTGGGCTGGACGCGCGGCGTGTGGGACACCGAGCTCCCGGGTGCGGACGCCATCGCGGCGCGCGCCGCCGCGCGGCCCCGGGGAGGGGAGATCCTGCTCCTCCACGACGGGTGTGGGACGGCCGGCCGGGACCCGCGCCGGGAGCAGACGGCGGCCGCGCTGCCCGAGCTGGTGCGGCGCTGGCGCGAGGCGGGCTTCGAGTTCGTGACCATCGACGCGCTCGCCGCGCGCCGCGAGGCGCCGGCCCGCGGGCGCCTGGCGCGCCTCCTCGGGCTCGCCGCGCTCGCGGCGCTGGTGGTCCTCGCCGGGCGCAACCTCGACCCCGCCGAGCTGCGGCGCGCGCTCGCCGCCGCGAGCCCCGGCCTCCTCGCCGCCGCGGCCTGCGCGAACCTCGCCGCGCTCGCCCTGCAGGCGGGGCGCTGGCTCGCCGTCGTCCACCCGGTCGAGCCGCGCGCCCGGGCCCGGGACGCCTTCTTCGCGCTGGTGGCGGGGTACGCGGTGGGGCTCGTCGTGCCGGCGCGCGCCAGCGACCTCGCCCGCGCGCACCTCATGGCGCGGCGCACCGGCGCCTCGATGGCCACCCTCGCCGCGACCGCCGTGGTGGACCACCTGCTCGGCTCGGTGGCGCTCTTCGCCGTCCTGGGCCTCATGGCGGCCCTCTCCGGCCTCCCGCTGTGGCTGCGCAGCGCGGGCACGGCGGCCTTCGCGGTCGCGGTGGGGGCGCTCGCCGCGCTGTGGCTCCTGCGGCCGCGCGGCGAGGCGGCGGACGCGCCCAGCCACGGCCCGCGGGCGATGCTGGCGCGGCTCCGCCACGGGCTCACCGCGGTCGGGCGTCCCCGGGCGCTGCTCCTCTCCTGGGGCTTCGCGCTCGGCGGCTGGGGCGCCGAGGGGCTCATCGGGTGGCTCTCGCTGCGCGCCTTCGGGCTGCCCGCCACGATGGAGCTCGCGCTGCTCGTCGTGCTCGCCACCACGCTCTCGTCGGCGGCGTCGGTCTCGCCGGGCAACGCCGGCGCCTTCGAGCTCGCCTGCGTGCTGGCGCTCTCGAGCGCCGGCGTCGCCCGCGAGCCCGCCCTGGCGTTCGCGCTCGGGTACCACGCGGTGCACCTCGTCCCCGTGGCCCTGATCGGGGGCGGCTGGCTCCTCGCGCAGGGGCACCGCGGCAGCCTCGCGCGCGAACCGTCGTAG
- a CDS encoding ABC transporter ATP-binding protein, with the protein MLLSVEAVSRAFGGVRAVDGATFGLAAGEVHGLIGPNGAGKTTLLNIVSGLLRPTSGQIRLDGTRTDGLAPHRVAALGVTRTFQNIRLFPQLSALENVLVGEHLRRDAPLWRRMVFHPAAAREERAARERALALLERVRLADRAGERAGTLSYGEQRRVEIARALGAEPRVLLLDEPTAGMNPAEVEQVAGLIREVAKLGHSVLLVEHNVPLVSKVCDRVTVLNFGRVIADGTPAEVMRDPAVVDAYLGTRR; encoded by the coding sequence GTGCTGCTCTCGGTTGAGGCGGTCTCGCGCGCCTTCGGCGGCGTCCGCGCCGTCGACGGCGCGACCTTCGGGCTCGCGGCGGGCGAGGTGCACGGCCTCATCGGCCCGAACGGCGCCGGCAAGACGACGCTGCTCAACATCGTCTCGGGCCTCCTGCGCCCCACCTCCGGCCAGATCCGGCTCGACGGCACGCGCACCGACGGGCTGGCGCCGCACCGGGTGGCGGCGCTCGGGGTGACCCGCACCTTCCAGAACATCCGCCTCTTCCCGCAGCTCTCGGCGCTCGAGAACGTGCTGGTGGGCGAGCACCTGCGCCGCGACGCGCCGCTGTGGCGGCGCATGGTCTTCCACCCCGCGGCGGCGCGCGAGGAGCGGGCGGCCCGCGAGCGCGCGCTGGCGCTGCTCGAGCGCGTCCGCCTGGCGGATCGCGCCGGGGAGCGGGCGGGCACCCTCTCGTACGGCGAGCAGCGCCGGGTCGAGATCGCCCGCGCGCTGGGGGCCGAGCCGCGGGTGCTGCTGCTCGACGAGCCGACGGCAGGGATGAACCCGGCGGAGGTGGAGCAGGTGGCGGGGCTCATCCGCGAGGTGGCCAAGCTGGGCCACTCGGTGCTGCTGGTGGAGCACAACGTGCCGCTCGTCTCGAAGGTTTGCGACCGGGTCACGGTGCTGAACTTCGGCCGCGTCATCGCCGACGGCACGCCGGCCGAGGTGATGCGCGATCCGGCGGTGGTGGACGCCTACCTGGGGACGCGCCGATGA
- a CDS encoding glycosyltransferase family 4 protein, with protein MRVGIATEYYYPSIGGVQEHVHHFAREARRLGHSVKILTSAMPDLPAPEGEAAGPDVLRLARSRPLFGNGSFGRVSLGPRLARAVRETLARERFDVLHVHCPLTPVLPFVALHYADCPVVGTFHTHFRPGALFALTRRAQQRYLDRLDAAVAVSRACLRAFEGRLRADFRIIPNGVDVERFGRGRPLRRFADGRLNVLWVGRLEPRNGLEGLLAAFAALRAGAEARLLVVGDGPLRPRYEALVPEELREDVVFAGRLVEERPDWYASADVYCAPATIASFGVTLLEAMAAGKPILASDIDGFREVMTHGQEGELLPPGEPEAWARALLRLARDPARGAAYGEHGRRTVQRYAWPRVTSEVLGLYRSIGVAG; from the coding sequence ATGCGCGTCGGGATCGCCACCGAGTACTACTACCCGAGCATCGGCGGGGTGCAGGAGCACGTGCACCACTTCGCGCGCGAGGCGCGGCGGCTCGGACACAGCGTCAAGATCCTCACCAGCGCCATGCCGGACCTGCCGGCCCCCGAGGGCGAGGCGGCGGGACCGGACGTGCTGCGCCTCGCCCGGAGCCGGCCGCTGTTCGGGAACGGCAGCTTCGGGCGCGTCTCGCTGGGGCCGCGGCTGGCCCGGGCCGTGCGGGAGACGCTGGCCCGGGAGCGGTTCGACGTCCTGCACGTCCACTGTCCGCTCACGCCGGTCCTGCCCTTCGTCGCCCTCCACTACGCCGACTGCCCGGTGGTGGGCACGTTCCACACCCACTTCCGGCCCGGGGCGCTCTTCGCCCTCACCCGCCGCGCGCAGCAGCGATACCTCGACCGCCTCGACGCCGCCGTGGCGGTCTCGCGCGCCTGCCTCCGGGCGTTCGAAGGGCGCCTCCGGGCCGATTTCCGGATCATCCCGAACGGCGTGGACGTGGAGCGCTTCGGCCGCGGCCGGCCGCTCCGGCGCTTCGCGGACGGCCGCCTCAACGTGCTGTGGGTGGGGCGCCTCGAGCCGCGCAACGGGCTCGAGGGGCTCCTCGCGGCGTTCGCGGCGCTGCGCGCCGGCGCGGAGGCGCGGCTCCTGGTGGTGGGCGACGGGCCGCTGCGGCCGCGCTACGAGGCGCTGGTGCCGGAGGAGCTCCGCGAGGACGTGGTGTTCGCCGGGCGGCTGGTGGAGGAGCGGCCGGACTGGTACGCCTCGGCCGACGTGTACTGCGCGCCCGCCACCATCGCCAGCTTCGGCGTCACGCTCCTCGAGGCCATGGCGGCGGGGAAGCCCATCCTGGCCTCCGACATCGACGGCTTCCGCGAGGTCATGACGCACGGGCAGGAGGGCGAGCTCCTCCCGCCCGGCGAGCCCGAGGCCTGGGCGCGGGCGCTCCTGCGCCTCGCGCGCGACCCGGCGCGCGGCGCGGCCTACGGCGAGCACGGGCGGCGCACGGTGCAGCGCTACGCCTGGCCGCGGGTCACCTCCGAGGTGCTGGGGCTCTACCGCTCGATCGGTGTCGCCGGATGA
- a CDS encoding tetratricopeptide repeat protein, with protein sequence MDAARELALGREARRAGRLAEAREHLAAAADADPSAAEPRLDLAELLLDDGKELDAAGDLLRQSQLLHHDPARLARLCGALGELRGDDAYAVEAYQSALEVEPDLDLRLRRGLLLARLGRGPEAELELARVVADRPAERAARGALATLLERAGRRDAAEHQLAVMAALSPSEPAPVHDLLAFYRRRGESGHAAAVERWARALEGGQRKLRPLLPARR encoded by the coding sequence GTGGACGCGGCGCGCGAGCTGGCGCTCGGCCGCGAGGCCCGGCGCGCGGGGCGCCTGGCGGAGGCGCGCGAGCACCTCGCCGCGGCTGCCGACGCCGATCCCTCCGCGGCCGAGCCCCGCCTGGACCTCGCGGAGCTGCTGCTCGACGACGGGAAGGAGCTCGACGCGGCGGGCGATCTCCTCCGGCAGTCCCAGCTCCTGCACCACGACCCGGCGCGCCTGGCCCGGCTGTGCGGCGCGCTCGGGGAGCTGCGCGGTGACGATGCCTACGCCGTCGAGGCCTACCAGTCCGCCCTCGAGGTCGAGCCCGACCTCGACCTGCGCCTCCGCCGCGGCCTCCTGCTGGCGCGGCTCGGCCGGGGGCCGGAGGCGGAGCTCGAGCTGGCGCGGGTCGTGGCGGACCGCCCCGCGGAGCGGGCCGCGCGCGGCGCCCTGGCGACGCTGCTCGAGCGCGCCGGCCGGCGCGATGCCGCGGAGCACCAGCTCGCGGTGATGGCGGCGCTCTCGCCCTCCGAGCCCGCGCCGGTGCACGACCTCCTCGCCTTCTACCGGCGCCGGGGCGAGTCGGGCCACGCCGCGGCCGTCGAGCGCTGGGCGCGCGCGCTGGAGGGCGGGCAGCGCAAGCTGCGCCCGCTCCTGCCCGCGCGGCGTTGA
- a CDS encoding RNA polymerase sigma factor, which yields MPGSPLRPPRPAAPDALAVAALVERAVAGDPAALRALYDRHRPAVHRLARGFAELDPDEAEDVVQETFVRAFRSLARLADRARFGAWLLAIARNRALTRLARHRASRQLAEELAQEPEAAAPEAEPLEEGVAAEVEVVRRVIAELPEGAEKETVRLFYLEGRLSAREIAERMGVGKSAITMRLERFRAKVKRRVLAEVARARGEGS from the coding sequence GTGCCCGGGAGCCCCCTCCGTCCCCCGCGCCCTGCCGCGCCCGACGCCCTCGCGGTGGCGGCGCTGGTCGAGCGCGCCGTCGCCGGCGACCCGGCCGCGCTGCGCGCGCTCTACGACCGGCACCGGCCGGCGGTGCACCGCCTGGCCCGCGGGTTCGCCGAGCTCGACCCCGACGAGGCCGAGGACGTGGTGCAGGAGACGTTCGTGCGCGCGTTCCGGAGCCTGGCCCGCCTCGCCGACCGGGCGCGGTTCGGCGCGTGGCTGCTCGCCATCGCCCGCAACCGGGCGCTGACGCGGCTCGCGCGGCACCGCGCCTCGCGGCAGCTCGCGGAGGAGCTGGCCCAGGAGCCGGAGGCCGCCGCGCCCGAGGCCGAGCCGCTGGAGGAGGGCGTCGCCGCCGAGGTCGAGGTGGTGCGGCGGGTCATCGCCGAGCTGCCGGAGGGCGCCGAGAAGGAGACGGTGCGCCTCTTCTACCTGGAGGGGCGCCTCTCGGCGCGCGAGATCGCCGAGCGGATGGGGGTCGGGAAGAGCGCCATCACCATGCGGCTCGAGCGCTTCCGGGCCAAGGTGAAGCGGCGCGTGCTGGCCGAGGTGGCCAGGGCGCGGGGCGAGGGGTCCTAG